TGGCTGTTATTTTTTCCTACTTTGTGTTTATAGTTCTTAATATGTACTTCTTGAAAAAGAGGTTTGGGAGGTTTGCTGGTTTTGAACAGAGGATTATTTCAGAGATTAATGATTATATTAATGATATTGGGCTTCAGTTGAAGAAAACATTCGTAAAAGAAATGGAGATAAATGAACTTGCATCAGCGCATATGGAGGATATCATAAATAGTACAGACAGAGCAGCTTTTGAAATAATGGACTATGCTAAAGCAATATCTGAGTCCACTGATAACCTTATAAATGAAATAGAAAGCTTAAGGGGCAAATCAGATCAGTTTTCCAAAGAGACTAACATCAATATAGAAGAAAATGAGAAGACATTAAAGATGCTCCAAAGCTTTATTGCTAATCAACGACTTGAGATAGAGCAGGATATGGAGATAGTTTCAATCCTTCAAAATAATGCAAAAGAATTAGCTTCATTGGTGGGGCTTATAAAGAGCGTAGCTGAACAGACAAATCTCCTTGCTTTAAATGCGTCTATTGAAGCTGCCAGAGCTGGTGAAGCTGGTAAAGGATTTGTTGTGGTGGCAAATGAAGTTAGAAAGCTATCTGTGAAATCCAATGCTGCGGCATCGGAAATAGAAAAAGCTGTGAATATGATGGCTGCTAATATAAAGTCAAAATTAGCAATCAAGACAGATAGAAAGATTAATGCAGAGAAGAATGAGTTTCTCAT
The window above is part of the Calditerrivibrio sp. genome. Proteins encoded here:
- a CDS encoding methyl-accepting chemotaxis protein, coding for AVIFSYFVFIVLNMYFLKKRFGRFAGFEQRIISEINDYINDIGLQLKKTFVKEMEINELASAHMEDIINSTDRAAFEIMDYAKAISESTDNLINEIESLRGKSDQFSKETNINIEENEKTLKMLQSFIANQRLEIEQDMEIVSILQNNAKELASLVGLIKSVAEQTNLLALNASIEAARAGEAGKGFVVVANEVRKLSVKSNAAASEIEKAVNMMAANIKSKLAIKTDRKINAEKNEFLIRLETQLSSVADSYRLMDHMNQEIIKRVYDSSMVVNSKVMELLANIQFQDITRQQLEKIKEIFKKLNNMLSEVNVERDNILESLSKIVNFDINEFKSHYVMQKQRDTHDNFKNKKKKVVTKKQEDNLVFF